The following proteins come from a genomic window of Dysidea avara chromosome 12, odDysAvar1.4, whole genome shotgun sequence:
- the LOC136240124 gene encoding ATP-binding cassette sub-family C member 4-like isoform X2 yields the protein MLLLPPIGQSVLVGYLSQYFCEKNSLEEELFPLRASNSSELVKQKEEEIDIVTRNAYLYAAGITLLTCCSVVLFTWVFYIGHRIGMMCRIVLTAAIYSKVVKLSQSTISQQSIGRIVNLCSNDVKKFDMAFDFIHEWWAVPLFIPVVMYLLWRETGPSCLTALAILLLLPLLQFVSIRIYAKWRFKSAKVTDRRVKVMNEIISGMRLIKMYAWEWAFHEYVKGIRKKESRIITQASLINGCNLAIFYTSTGLLSFAIFSTYAGSGNILTPKKVFTSLILLSFAKRFLVQLMVYCLLHTAEMSVALKRIEKLLLLPELEDEMVERSGDPDNTTRKPHLDREKTTIKLASGEETYGLGSLSNELSPTIVVSNLTASWTQEREKLVLNNISFTTDKSNRLLAIVGPVGSGKSSILQCILGELEALDGSVDTKGTVSYTSQEPWIFSGTLKENILFGEAYNKPWFNRVLECCSLEKDIDEMPFGENTLIGERGVNLSGGQKARVNLARAVYRDSDIMLLDDPLSAVDAAVSRHLFDACVCGVLSDKLVVLVTHQLQYAQHANSILVLKEGCVQGYGSYEQLTSSGMDPTELFDDIEKDSTKQPDIVVDECEDTTEMNKESDKGGDNAHLLPIENFRKHTKLENSDSDKPSSDLELEGASLYTVPSLCSVISVHNETEPIRGKDSENQHNTEPEEERAHGKISNKTYFTYIKAGGNTILVLLLIAVFLASQGSIVTTTWWLSVWATEGESCSPRLDNVTFDDTSNFDLTTNQWIGIFGAIVGGSILITVVKSVFGFVSCLRASRNLHNEMFRSVLRAPILFFDTNPVGRVLNRFSADTGNMDNVLPNQFVFFFSTLMEASSGVIIACIANFWLIIPAIIIIILLLLLRHYFLYASRDVQRIEAIARSPLYSHISATVNGLTTIRAYKEQNKFVNKLHYYQNEHSKSWHIKIAISPWFGLRVDTIGGLFVAVVMFASIPLTDSVDPALVGLSMYYAIRLIGQLQFTIRTSAEVENLLVSVERVMGYGKLESEAELMSFSKDKEPSLEWPDKGTIQLDNVDFRYAPHLPYVLKSVSLIIQSGEKIGVVGRTGAGKSSLLAALFRLAEPEGVFEIDGVQITEIGLHDLRKKVSIIPQDPVLFSGSVRYNLDPFKEHRDDQLWNALEEVQLKDFVSSLDKGLDAKVSEGGSNFSVGQRQLICLARALLRKNKILVIDEATANVDLITDSVIQEMIRTKFSHCTILTIAHRLETVMDSDRILVLSSGKVIEFDTPFNLLQSAQSVFRSMVDKTGPLESAKLKKIAQLKSQNLLYS from the exons ATGTTG CTCCTTCCTCCTATTGGCCAGTCAGTACTTGTGGGTTATCTGTCACAATATTTCTGTGAGAAGAATAGTCTAGAAGAGGAGCTTTTTCCATTAAGGGCTTCTAATAGTTCGGAATTGGTCAAACAAAAAGAAGAGGAGATAGACATAGTCACCAGAAATGCATACCTCTATGCTGCAGGAATAACTCTATTGACATGTTGTTCAGTAGTTTTATTCACATGGGTGTTTTATATTGGGCATAGAATTGGAATGATGTGCCGAATAGTGTTGACTGCAGCAATTTATTCAaag GTTGTAAAGCTGTCACAGTCTACCATTAGTCAACAGTCTATTGGACGTATTGTAAACCTTTGCTCCAATGATGTTAAAAAATTTGATATG GCTTTTGATTTTATCCATGAGTGGTGGGCTGTTCCACTGTTCATTCCTGTTGTCATGTATCTGTTGTGGAGAGAAACTGGTCCAAGTTGCTTAACTGCTTTGGCGATTCTTTTGCTCTTGCCATTGCTACAGTTTGTGTCCATTCGTATATATGCCAAGTGGAG GTTCAAGTCTGCTAAAGTGACAGACAGGAGAGTGAAAGTGATGAATGAGATCATCAGCGGTATGAGACTGATCAAGATGTATGCATGGGAGTGGGCATTCCATGAATATGTGAAAGGAATCAGAAA GAAGGAGAGTAGGATCATCACTCAAGCTAGTCTAATCAATGGCTGCAATTTAGCAATTTTTTACACATCAACTGGCTTACTAAGTTTTGCAATCTTCTCAACTTATGCTGGTTCGGGAAACATCCTCACTCCAAAGAAAGTATTTACTAGTTTGATTCTCTTAAGTTTTGCAAAGCGTTTCTTAGTGCAACTGATGGTCTACTGTTTATTGCATACTGCAGAGATGTCAGTTGCGTTAAAGAGAATAGAG AAACTACTGCTGCTACCAGAGCTTGAAGATGAAATGGTGGAAAGAAGTGGTGATCCAGATAATACTACAAGAAAACCACATCTTGATCGTGAAAAGACTACTATAAAACTGGCCAGTGGAGAAGAAACTTATGGACTTGGATCATTGTCTAATGAATTATCTCCCACAATTGTAGTTAGTAACCTAACAGCATCTTGGACACAA GAAAGGGAGAAGCTAGTATTGAACAATATCAGTTTCACCACTGATAAG TCAAACAGGTTATTAGCAATAGTTGGTCCAGTTGGATCAGGAAAG TCATCAATACTGCAGTGTATACTGGGAGAACTAGAAGCATTAGATGGGTCAGTAGACACTAAGGGTACCGTGTCTTATACAAGCCAAGAGCCATGGATATTTTCTGGAACACTAAAAGAAAACATTTTATTTGGTGAAGCTTATAATAAACCTTGGTTTAATAGAGTTTTAGAGTGTTGCTCTCTGGAGAAG GATATTGATGAAATGCCATTTGGTGAGAACACCTTGATTGGAGAGCGAGGAGTGAATCTTAGTGGTGGACAGAAGGCTAGAGTGAACTTGGCCAG GGCTGTGTACAGAGACAGTGACATCATGTTGTTAGATGATCCTCTGAGTGCAGTAGATGCTGCAGTGAGTAGACACTTATTTGATGC ATGTGTATGTGGAGTTTTGTCTGATAAATTAGTTGTACTGGTCACTCATCAGTTACAATATGCTCAACATGCAAACTCCATCCTAGTGCTAAAGGAG GGTTGTGTACAAGGGTATGGTAGTTATGAGCAGTTAACATCAAGTGGAATGGATCCAACCGAACTATTTGATGATATAGAGAAGGATAGTACTAAACAGCCAGATATTGTGGTAGATGAATGTGAAGATACAACAGAGATGAACAAAGAATCTGACAAGGGTGGAGATAATGCACATCTCTTACCAATAGAAAACTTTAGAAAACATACAAAACTAGAGAACTCAGATAGTGACAAACCAAGTAGTGATCTGGAGTTAGAGGGAGCATCTCTGTATACTGTGCCATCGTTGTGCTCTGTGATATCAGTCCATAATGAGACTGAACCTATCAGAGGAAAAGATTCAgaa AACCAGCATAATACAGAACCAGAGGAAGAGAGAGCTCATGGAAAAATTTCTAACAAGACCTACTTCACTTATATTAAGGCTGGAGGAAATACAATATTGGTGCTCCTTCTTATTGCAGTGTTTTTAGCATCCCAG GGTAGCATTGTGACCACTACTTGGTGGTTGTCAGTATG GGCCACTGAAGGTGAAAGTTGTTCTCCACGACTTGATAATGTCACATTCGACGACACCTCTAACTTTGACCTGACCACTAACCAGTGGATTGGAATATTTGGAGCAATAGTGGGGGGATCAATATTGATCACTGTGGTTAAATCAGTATTTGGCTTTGTATCTTGTCTGAGAGCATCTCGCAACTTACATAATGAAATGTTCAGATCAGTACTACGAGCGCCAATATTGTTTTTTGACACTAATCCAGTAG GCCGTGTTTTAAACAGATTCTCAGCTGACACCGGAAATATGGATAATGTTCTTCCTAATCAATTTGTTTTCTTCTTTTCG ACGCTAATGGAGGCATCATCTGGTGTGATCATTGCATGTATTGCTAATTTTTGGCTTATAATTCCggctataattattatcataCTGCTCCTCCTGTTGCGTCACTATTTTCTGTATGCTTCCAGAGATGTGCAAAGAATTGAAGCAATAG CTCGTAGTCCATTGTATTCACACATCTCAGCCACAGTTAATGGATTAACAACTATCAGAGCTTATAAAGAACAAAATAAATTTGTTAACAAGTTACATTATTATCAGAATGAGCACAGTAAGAGTTGGCATATTAAGATTGCTATTTCCCCCTGGTTTGGTCTAAGAGTTGACACGATTGGAGGATTGTTTGTTGCAGTTGTAATGTTTGCATCTATTCCACTTACAGATA GTGTTGATCCAGCACTGGTGGGCCTGTCCATGTATTATGCTATTAGGCTAATTGGGCAACTTCAGTTCACAATACgcacaagtgctgaagtggAGAATTTG CTGGTATCAGTTGAGAGAGTTATGGGTTATGGCAAACTGGAGTCTGAGGCAGAATTGATGTCTTTTTCAAAAGACAAGGAACCTTCTCTGGAGTGGCCTGACAAGGGAACAATTCAACTTGACAATGTCGATTTCAGATATGCTCCACACTTGCCCTATGTGTTGAAGTCTGTATCACTCATAATACAATCTGGTGAAAAG ATTGGTGTTGTGGGAAGGACTGGAGCTGGCAAGTCTTCCTTGCTAGCAGCTTTGTTTAGGTTAGCAGAACCAGAAGGAGTGTTTGAAATTGATGGAGTACAGATAACTGAGATAGGATTACATGATCTTCGCAAGAAAGTATCAATTATTCCACAG GATCCAGTATTGTTCAGTGGAAGTGTCAGGTATAATTTGGATCCGTTTAAAGAACACAGAGATGACCAACTATGGAATGCTCTAGAAGAA GTGCAACTAAAGGATTTTGTGTCCAGTTTAGATAAAGGATTAGATGCTAAAGTATCTGAAGGTGGTTCTAACTTTAGTGTAGGCCAGCGACAGTTGATATGTTTGGCAAGAGCATTGCTGAGGAAAAATAAAATTCTTGTGATTGATGAGGCAACTGCTAATGTTGACCTAAT AACAGATAGCGTAATTCAGGAAATGATCCGCACTAAATTCAGCCATTGTACTATCTTGACTATTGCTCACCGACTTGAAACAGTAATGGACTCTGATAGGATATTA gTGTTGTCTTCTGGTAAAGTGATAGAGTTTGATACACCGTTCAACCTACTGCAGTCTGCTCAGTCAGTATTCAGATCAATGGTGGACAAAACTGGTCCATTAGAATCAGCCAAGTTGAAAAAAATTGCACAACTGAAGAGCCAAAACTTACTGTATAGTTAG